The following DNA comes from Epinephelus lanceolatus isolate andai-2023 chromosome 1, ASM4190304v1, whole genome shotgun sequence.
TTTGTCCCCACAAGACAAACAAGCCCCCACAGTGTGACTGTGTAAACGTATTAATGTCCCCACAAAGTAACAGTGTCCTGATTAATCCCACTTGCCTTATCTATAGAAAAGTAGGCTAGCCGATGCAAAATCAAAGGATGACTGGTACTCAGTGTCAAGTCCTTTACAAATATCCTGGGGTCCTCAGAAACCATCAGATTTATTGAGTGGCTCATTTTTGCTTCAGTATGTTTGTGGAAAACCTTGTTCAGTGACTCGTGTCTATAAAACTTCTAGCCTATATGGTTAAATAATTCTGAGCTGATTTGTTGTTTCACCCAAAAGTTGGAGTGGTCAAAAATATGCACACAGCTCAAAAACTGCAATGATTTACAATTTCAGTGGGAGTTTCTCCTCACGGGATGCAGCCTCTCTCACTCAGCACTGGTTGTTACTGTTTACTGATGATGATACACCAGTTGCATCACAGGAGTTCATTCATGTGTCTGAGTTTCTTAATGCAGTGGTCTTGATATTTGGGTTTCCCCCCTCGTTATTTTAATAAGGCCGCCAATGATGCAGTCATTTACAACAACAATTcttttgtgaaaaaaatgctgaaCTAATTTGACCCCAGAAGGTTTGCAGTAATCAGTGAAGGCTTTGAGAAGAAATTAATGCATGCTTATCTCGGAGTAAGGAGGAGATgatgaaacctttttttttttttttacaggcagGAGGTCggttttctgttttcctcaaTGAGTTGCTTGGCTGAATGGTGTTTTTAGATTTTACAGTAAAGGAACCAATTGGATGTAAACATTTGAAGGGAAAGTCAATTTTTCATAATAGCAATCCACAACAAAGAGtatacaaatatttatttgtgttccCTGTATTACATGTATGTCATCAATACCAAGCTTCctaaacacaaatatgcattgACTTAAGTGATTTGTGCAATGATGCATGAAGGCTGCTATGTGATTTTACAGCTGGTTTACAGGCACCAGTCACATACAGACCTGGATGAAGGGTTGAATTCGCGCTATCTGAGAAGTATGTGTCATTGCCAAAAGAGAGACACTCACCACTACTTGTTCAACATGTCTCTCAGAAAAATGGAGGAGTAACCAAACCAGCAATACAACAGACCTTTGTCATTTAAACAGCACAATGTTGGATATAATgacaaactgaaaataaatcaaacactaATTCAGAGAGCtccattcatttcatttcagctcaTCTGACAGCTGAGGGATCAGTTCTTTTGAGTTTCTGTCTTGTCCTCAGGGTTGGATTAACCTCTAGGGGGCCCTGGAGCTAAAATGAGCTGTGGGGCTCTTATTCAGGTCTTGATTACATTTATTTAGGAGAATGCCCATTGTAAGAATGATATCAACTAAAATATTACTGGTAGTTTGACTAGATTTTGAAACAGGGCCCCTCTTCAAGACAAGACAAGCTCCTTACCCACTGAGcggaggacaagatcagccccCTATAAAAGGGACTAAATGACTAttattattgccatgttaatgccattgttacaCTGAGGATGCATATGTCATACGACACACTAGAGGCTAAcaatgttgtgttacatgtcacgcctgtTTTGCTTCCATGATGCTGAGATGCTGTCTAAGATCATACAGTAGAGGGGCATGATGCCACCAGTGTTTGGTTCTAtgtataaaaatgcaaaggcagcaaaaagaagggacttcgtaTTGGCCGTAGcacgatctctgtgtaaaaagagcaaatgtgttttcataaacaggTGGTAAACAAGCAAACCAACAGTTATCTCACAGCAGATATTTCCTGCTAGATAGCAGACGTGACCACAGCAAAGCCGCGTAAAGTCGACAACGAGGGCCGCTTTCAGGTGGGTGGAAAGTTGAAGactttttcactgaaagatgaaacagatgCCTTGTCTCATTTGGATGGATATTTTTGGTAACCCATATGATGCAAATAGCAGCTGGCCACCAGGTATTCTCACATTATTGAATCTAGCCCCTATTCAAAAAGGTTTGGACACCCCTGATCAAGGGTCTTTGGGCCCCTATGAGCCTGAGACCCTGGGGAAGTTACCCATATTTTCACATCACATTCAGAATTCTAAGGGAGGGTACAAAATTAGAACTTTTATTAAGCACCCTACTTATTCTggaaaattctttcattcacaaatgcagatgcatgGAGACACAACTTTTGTTAGTGGTTTTTAAGAGAGACCTAGTTTTGTAGTACAAGTCACTGAAGCATATAaaagagaaagggaaaaaaacttCTGAATATCATTACTGTAATGACTTAGAACTGTTTGAAGTGACCCCTTAACATCTGCCtttgctttgtctgttgtttttttatgttatgtcTGTTGCCCTTTTTAGGTTCATCCGTTTTATGTGTGCTTCTCCATTCATTGTCTGCCCTATTTtgttgtaaatgtaaatgtaaatgtaaataataataataataataataataataataaatatttaaataagttACCCATGTTTGCTACATACAAACAATACATAATATACAGTATTCAGGGAGGGTGAGTCTGTGCAGAGCGTTTTGGCGCCACCTACAGGCTCTGTAGAGAAGTGTTTCTTAAGATTCAGCTCCCAGTCTCTTAAATCGTAACAAAAAAGTTTAAACTaagtttttaattaatttaattagcGTTATTTGCTCAAAGCTTGCATTAAGTGTCAGTCATACTCGCTGCTTTTTGTTAGTCGGATGGGAACTTTCAATAAGCTGGGAACTATCATCGTGTGGCACTACCGTTCCACCCGGACGTGTGAGCAAGTACACAGGTGCCCAGAATCGGTGTCGGCACGCCATTGTGGAAAATAGTTACTTTCACATTGCTGACTCCTCTCTGTGAGCTTGTTCACCCAGTTGAGTTATTCCAAGTGAAATAACAAAAGAAGAAACTGACCCACAATGGCTACGGACTCCTGGGCACAGGCGGTGGACGAGCAAGAAGCCGCGGCGGAATCGGTAAACCTCAACTTACGCAACACGAGCTAACGTGTTGTTAGCATGTTCAGAGGATGCTTTGGCCTGTACTGGTTCAGTGTAAACGAAACTTAACTGCTTAGCCTTATTCATTACAATAGACAGTCTTTATTGACAGCGCTGTGGATAAATTGGCCTCCGCTGACAGTCTGCCTTTGTAACGTTGTTAttaactttaaaatgaaactaCCGGGTTGCCGTGGTTTGTCGTGAGAGCTAACTTAACTAGCTGCGTGCTCAATGAGTTACTAGCTTTAGCAGTTAGCCGGTTAGCAATGATGCAAGAGGTTTTAAAATAGCTCTATTGATGAAGAATCGGTCGGGATTTAGCCTCAGCTTGTGTTATCACGAGAAGCACAAACTGGGGCTCGTCTTGACTCACAATGGCAAGCATTATTCTGTTAAACAACTCTGTTTCactttattatgtttttcctTGCAGATCGGTAGTCTACAAATCAAAGACAAACCTGAGGAAAATGGTAAATATGCGCGAGCAAGATTCAGTAGTCAGTAAAACAGTAAtcccaaaaatgtttttttaatgcaaatacAGGCTAAGTGTCATTTTTATAATTTCAGGCACGGCTGCCAATGCAACAGAGTCCAGCAGCGCAGCTGCAAAGTCAGAAGCTGAGGGAGAAAAGGGCACAGATGACGATGACAAAGGTGGGCAGTTTTTCAGTAACATGCTACAAAAAATATTCATTCTCTGCCGAGGCTGGCTGATACTTTATTGCCTTTCATTGATATGCATGATTGTGTCTTGAGCTCTAACATTCATCTGCAACACAACCTGTTTTTCCAGAGGACAAAGCGGCGCAGTCGTTATTGAACAAGCTGATCCGGAATAATCTGGTCAATAACACGAATCAAGTAGAAGTCCTTCAGAAGGATCCCAACTCTCCGCTCTACTCTGTCAAGTCTTTTGAGGAGTTGCGGCTGTAAGTGCATCTGTCATGGGCCATTTATTTCTCTTGTTGTCCTACAATATTTTTGGAAACAGATATTAATTATTGATCAGTATCAAGTATCAATGACACATGCATGTCATCAGAAATTAGGTTGAGGAGCCAAAATGTTCCCTTCAGAGCATAATCCATACCTGCTCCAGGAGAGGTCTTCTGTTTGTCTGGTAGAtcttttaaaggggaactacacccatttttaaaattcatgttattcctatggtcaaAGGCAGTCCATATCTATCAGCAGAAATGAACAGCATTAGTAGATAAGAGCAACTtttttccaaatccaaaaactagagtgctgaaactcagatttgtgatgtcatgacatagggtataaagtctggagctgctccgtGGACAATGAATTGAGAAAAAtggatgacactgagagcagtcAGGGGattgttctgagtatatgggtatattttctgtttcacaacaaAGAACACTGCATTGCAGTAAAGCTAATCTGGTtataagaaagaaaataaaactctgTGGATCCACAAAATTTGACtccattgtctgtggagcagcttcagacttTGTACCCTGTAACATCACAAGTTTAAGACTTACTTctttggtttctggctttgagaaagAGTAGCTTGTGTTCGCCATCATTGATTGAGTTTTCCTAGGCCACTGAAATAGTACATTGGAATTCTTCacttaggtggtgttcccctttaagacgTGAGCATACCTGCACTGAAATGTGTATACACAAACAAAGCAATGAGATGCCTTAGAAAAGATCTGTCTTTCCCAGAGTTGTGACATTTGACTATTTTCTCCTGCATGCAGCAAACCACAGCTGCTTCAGGGCGTGTACGGCATGGGTTTCAACCGGCCATCCAAAATCCAGGAGACTGCCTTACCTATGATGCTGGCTGAACCGTGAGTATATTTTGCACTGCACATAAATGTTATCTTCTAGCAAAGCATTATGTGTCAAAGGCTCACTGAAATCTTTCACCCTAGTTTCTATACAACTTTGACATTAACTTAATCACACCTCTtttaaataacttaaaaatGTAAGATTAAAATAATAGCCCATGGCACCAGGTACTAATAAAGGGAACCAGTAACTAATGTGCCACCTTTGCCTGCGATCTAATTCTTTGTTGCTTCCAGTCCACAGAATTTGATTGCCCAGTCGCAGTCAGGAACAGGGAAAACAGCTGCCTTTGTCCTGGCCATGCTCAGTCATGTAGATCCCAACAACAGATATCCCCAGGTTGGTTTTTGCTTCTCTCACTGTTTTAGAAGATCTCCAATTGGTATGTGTGACATGCTGTTCAGAGTATCCAAGGACCTCATCCTACCCGTCTTTCACATTGTTACCCTTGATAACTTGAACTGAATGTTGAAAGCTTTTATGGCTTCCTAAATCCCCTTTTCCCATTTCAATCCTCTCCATcagtgcctgtgtgtgtcaccCACGTATGAACTGGCACTTCAGACTGGCAAGGTAATCGAGCAGATGGGCAAACACTATCCTGAGGTCAAGTTAGTCTACGCCATcagaggaaataaatgtaaGGCTTCTCTGCTCTCGACAATACTACATCTACACTACAACAGAtcatgaaaatattttcaaattacACTCTGTCCATTATTTAAGTAGTTCCTATTGATGAAAGCATAAATGTGGCTGAGAGATGGCTCCTGTGTGTTGATGAGAGCTCGTTTCTTGTAAATGTTTCAGTGCAGCGGGGCATGAAGCTGCAGGAACAGATAGTTATTGGCACACCTGGTACCATGCTGGACTGGTGTGGAAAGTTCAAGTTCATAGACCCCAAGAAGATAAAGGTGTTTGTGCTGGACGAGGCCGATGTCATGATCGCCACACAGGGTCATCAGGACCAGAGCATCCGCATCCAGAGGTCAGAATAAACAGTGTTAGCACACACCAACAGAAGAAGTGCTTGTGTCTAAAactaaaatgaataaatcttGAGTATTTGTATCATGTTCTTAATGAAGTTCACTTAAATTATGCATCAGTTATCTTGTAAATTGGGTTTTTTCAAGCCGAGTTTCTATAATCTCTTTTGACCTTCATCTACCAACCTTTCACTCCTCTTTTCTCTGTCACACAGGATGTTGCCTAAAAACTGCCAGATGCTGCTGTTCTCAGCCACGTTTGAAGAATCAGTGTGGAACTTTGCCCAGCGTATCGTGCCTGACCCCAACATCATCAAgctgaagagagaggaggagacgctAGATACCATCAAACAGTACTATGTGTTGTGCAACAGCAGGGAGGAGAAGTTCCAAGCCCTCTGTAACATCTACGGAGCCATCACCATCGCCCAGGCCATGATCTTCTGCCATGTGAGTTAATTCACTTCACACTCATTCAATTTATATTGTCATACATTATGTGTAGTAAAAACGATGATCCTCACATGGAatccaggtttttttttatatgaataAAGAAATACAGATTTCCTAAGTTCCTCTTCTGCGATCCTGTCAGCAAACCTGCTGCTGCAGTTGTCATAAagctttttctctgtgtgtccatatgtcagaaaaataacttGGCAGCACTAGCTGATTTACTGGattagtttgtttattttaccaACACTTGACTCGCAGGGCTTTGATCATGCCGTGAATCTTCCTGTAAATCACCCAGTCTTGCCAAGTTGCGTTTTCACATTAGGTGCTTTGTACAACTAGCTTGCAGATGAAGTAATGAGAGCACTTTGCTATGTGTGATTCAGACAAGAAAGACTGCAGGCTGGCTGGCAGGGGAGCTGTCCAGAGAGGGCCACCAGGTGGCACTGCTCAGTGGAGAGATGCAGGTGGAGCAGAGGGCTGCCGTCATTGACCGCTTCAGAGACGGCAAGGAGAAGGTCCTGGTCACCACAAATGTTTGTGCTCGAGGTAAGGACCAAGTGTCATCACAATGGGCAGAATCAACAAGACTTTCTATTAAGCTGTTGCATACACTGAAAAGCCCATTTTCTCCATAATAAATACTATTACTTCAACCTGGTTTGTTGGATATGGGTAAAAACACCCTTTAAATTAATCTTTTCATTTCAAATTTAATATGGTGGAGTACAGAACCACAACAAAACTATTTAAATTCTTACACACTGCACTGTTGTGATCCATTTTAACGGGAGCTAAATTTCCTtgaaaaatataagaaaaatgaaattaaaaacctTTTGTAGTGGAATAAAATATGCATTGTTAGATGCACAAaagtaaaatacaaatattacaGTATTGGCCATGTACATTGTTTTTCGTTGTTGTGATATTTTACCTTTTCTCCACTTCTCTTACATTCAGGTATCGACGTCGAGCAGGTCTCTGTGGTGATCAACTTTGACTTGCCAGTAGACAAGGACGGTAACCCAGACAACGAGACATACCTGCACAGAATCGGACGCACAGGTCGATTTGGCAAAAGGGGACTGGCTATCAACATGGTGGACAGCAAGATGAGCATGAACATCCTCAACAGGATCCAGGAGCACTTCAGTAAGTCATCTGACTGTGACCGACAGCCAGTATTACATCCTCCTCGTCCTATCTGGTTACTCACTCACCAGAGGTCCTCCGATCTTGTTCAGCAGCTGTTACAAACACTTTCTTATGCGCACAAACAGTGGGATCACGTTGATTAGTATATTCATTCTGTTTTTGGTGGTGTGTGCTTATGCTCAAAGGAATACTTTGTCCCAaattaccatttgtatatcagttactcaacCCACGCTATGTTGATTgcgtaaaaagaaaaaaaaaatttctctTGTGCCTCCATGGTGACTGAAAAATTCAAAAATTAAGaattgaggcagcggtagacgagcagctcccgtgttcagcaaggtgaaattactgtttAAGCCAATTGagcctggctttgaagagagcttTGATAATACTTtatgagttgtgtgagattCTTTAAACAGATGGTTTGATGTCATTTCGCCTTTGTTAAACATGGGCCCTgtaggcatgtgagaaaaataaagttatctTCTTGAATTCAACTTCAAAAAGATTAAGTAATCAATATATAAGTGGTCACATGGGGAATGAAGTATTGCTTTTAACAgttgcttaaaaaaacaaactccagTCAGGACATTGGTTGCTTTCAGTAATCAGCCATATATCAACCCTTAAAATGAATCCCACCATTTTCTATggtttctctctctgcaggcaAGAAAATTGAAAAACTAGACACAGATGATCTGGATGAAATCGAGAAAATCGCCAGCTAAAGAGGACGGTGTTTATCGCATGAAGGATGCCGGCCCGACTCCCCCTCCCCTCTTGGCTCTCTCCAAGGACTGTACGCTCCTACAGtgttttatgcttttatttttttagccgtcggagaaaagagaaaacaaccacaaacacaacatatgTTTACACGTGGATATGTCTCCTCTCAGACGAGTGTTTTGTAAGTCTCTGGTACATACCCCATTTCACTCTTTGTACTCCTTTGAATAAAGTCTATGAGTTTATCGCTGTGTATCGTGGTGCTGTAAAAGCAGCCGTAGTCGACTCTGTTACTGAACACACTTGGagtgaaaaacactttttggtGTTGCCTGTAGTGGTGGCATGATACAAGCTATTCTGTAAAGAAACTCACAAAAAATCCTAATGGAAAAATAACCATTTTATGTGCCACaaagtttttaattttaaaaggaACAAAGTATAATCGAATGTACCTGTATCATGTAGACTATTACAGCATTTATTGTGACGACTAAACCTCAGTACAAAGGGTGAAGTTGGGTATGCTGCTCTGAGTGGTAGTTTAAATCATTAAGATTGTTATTGAGATGGTGATGGTTGGGTTTCAAGGGTCTATGCAAACTTATCAACCTGTGATAGCTATTCTCAAATACTATCAACCTGTATTCACGTGACAAATTAATCCTGAATTAACCTCAGCTTTAGCATCAGGGTGTGTAGTCAAATGCCAAAAAAGGCTGCCTAGAATGATAATACACTACTAACTCCAAGTCATGGACATTTAGATATTTCTGTTTCGCCAGTAATCCATCATCAGCCAACCACACATCTCACTCGCATGTTatttatatcattttaaaaacCATATGGCTGTTATCAGGACAGGCTTGGCGCCACTGTCGAGCATTAATCATTAGTCTTCTTTTTCCTTCATTTGTCTCGTAAAACCTCATTTCAATTCAAATGTGGCCATTATGTGATCAGTTTCCCTTTGTGTCTCACTGTCCCACACAATCTTTTCAATCAGGGTCTCCAGTTTGACTTAAGCTCAGCTACATTCTTGACTTAGACTGTGCTGTTGTTAAGGAttgtgagtttaaaaaaaaaaaaaaaaaaaaaactaaacgcAATGCCTTCCTCAAGTGCATTATACTATATACATATTTTGTTTCTAAGACATTGGGCTTAATATTCTGGCTAACACTTGAAATTTTGATTATATATTGAATTATGAGCGTCTTTAGGATGTGTGAATTATCTTGAAACCAAATGCTGAATTGACTTGAGGACCTATGCCAATCAGATTCACTGTGTTGCTCCAACATGGTCGCATGGATAGAAAACATGTACTTGTGTACATATATAAACAATTTTTAGGGTAAATAAATAGTGTGACTGAATTATTGACAGTTTGTCGCTTCTaagaagtgcaaaaaaaaaaacattcctcaTGAGGTTCAATTTTGACAGACACAGCACTTCGAATACGGTGAGCCTAAACCAGTTAACCTTTCATCAGTGGATGACTGTAGGAAATTATAGAAACAGTGCGATGTCTGGTGTATTTGATCAATGCGCTGGAACATTAAGGGCAGtgattggtcagtctgaacCTTGTACAAACCTCATCTGGCTCTCACCGGCACCGAGAAGACTGCTGGTGGTGGTCCGGTTTTAATGGACTGTTTACGGACAATTTAGCCAAACTAGAAGCAAGTGAGAGTGCGCTGAAAATCCACGAGAATGCTCCGTGAAGACTTTCGGGTAAAGAACCAATGTATGCAGTTTATTTGGACATTTGGATGTATACATTatcagtgagagtgtgtgtgcactttgTTGATCCATATTGTAATACCACTGTACGAGAGCCATGGACACACAAAGCAGTTTTGGCAATAGAACTTAACACTCTTCTCCACATGTTGTATACCTTGTTTGATAATTGTCAGAAGAACCTACCAAAACCCAGTTCATACATGTATACATAGGAGTAATACTGCCTGACTAGGCTTAAAGCAAGTCTGTTGTAACCTGAAGGTCATATGTAGGCAACGATAGGTTCAAGGTGTGTGGTATTCTGTAGCTGAGCTGCATTCATGGACACAGTTATGTATTCTTAATATGTTGAATTAAAAGAACATGTAGATGTTCATCTGTATGTAGTCAAATGCTTATTTGTGTAAATGTGgaaaaacatttgttagaaacACCTACAAGGGTCACTGACTCAAAATGAAACCATTGTGTTGTAAGTAAAGATAAGAATGTACACTTAAATACAAAACTTTATTACAACCATTGCAAATAGAAGTATGGAAATACAGTTTATCAACATGACTGAATGACACAATTAATCTTCTGAGTTTGCACTTGAGGACGATGGCTCGTCTGAGGTTTGTTTCGTAAGCTGcatgtctgaggaggcaaagaagaggtAATAAATTGGAAACATGTTCTGATACAGAAGGTTACACCCCCAAAAAGGACTCACTGTGAGATAATGCAACAAACTGCCTAAGACATCATGTCTGAATTCAATCAACATGTATTCCTCTTACCAGTGGTGCTATTTACCAGTCTAGATTGTAatggtgtgagctgctgagtgttggagatatcagctgtagagatgtctgccttctcttcaatataatgcaactagatggcacttagcttgtggtgctcaaagcacccaaataaacaaaaaaactcaacagcaatgtctctttccagaaatcatgacccagttactcaagataattcagaccttgttgtgagcagtttcatgtaggaactattttccttctTTAGAACTACACCCATCAACTgaatcactgcgcagaaggaggtgtgcatctactcatggacaaaagGTTCATGCTCCTGACGGCACGAGTTGTAAACATAAACATGGCATCCTCTTCAGCTGAGATGTAACGTcggctagctcagtggtgctcgGTGAGCtcgcagtagatgcacgcttccttctacatCATGATACGGTTGGTGGCTGTAgatggtagaaagaaaatagttcccaaatgaaactgctcataaaTGAGTCTGTGGATTACCCTGGTCATttttttctggaaagagacattgctgttcggtgtttcaaatgtattttttggcactttttgcAAAGTGCCCACACttaatctagattgataaacagcactacagttAAGAAGGGAAATATGTAGTATtcattttagggtgaactgtccctttaatagaGTTATAAGGAGGTTGTACAAAACAATTGACATTTGGAGCAAATCAAGCAACTGAGCACATGTTTTGATTTATAATAGACAGATTTAGAATATGATACAGTAACAAATGATGTGATATTTGATAGGCAATCAGTTTCAgcctcctcacctgtctcttTGTATTCCACCCTGGTGAGGAAGAGGCCATGGGCCGgagcagccatgttttttggGTAGGCAAGAGTGTCCCGAGCCTCCAGTAACTCCTTTAGCTGGGGAACTGAGAGCTTCCCCTGGCCCACAGCCACCACGGCCCCCGTCATCCTTCGCACCTGGAACACAGGGCCAAAGCAAACCTTTTTTATATCAATATTactaaaaatatcacaaaaataaCTGCTGTCATCTCAGACATGTTAACAGTCCCTTTATGCTGAGTGAACATTATTTATAATCTGTATTTCCCAGCcatcaccagcagatggagctACTTACTTACAATGAACTGCAACACATTATGGATTTTGAGGACAATAAGAGGAGCAAACCTGCTTATAGAGAAAAGATCTGCCTTTAAATGTCAGCTCCCAGAATGGTATCTCTCTGGAAGACAAAAAACCCCTAATGTTAAATCTACACAAATGTGTCAACAACATATACACACAATGCACCAGGGCTTTCAGACACATTCCCACTACTTCTCATTGAACGTTACAATGCTAACATCAAGTCCTGAAGGCATGACAAACTTGGCATCACTGACTGAGTGTGCCATACTAAAGAAAGGTTAAATATTGCTGAAGGGGTTAAAGTGTCATTTCAGAAGCAAAACAGTGTCTTGAATGGTTGTCAGATGTAATACAGCATGACTCAGTCACACAGGGAGGACTGTATGGGAGAGATTTAGATCTTTATGACACCTATTGAGCacattacaaataaaaacatgtcatgGGAATAACCATGTTATGAGATAAGAGCCTTTTTAAATCGAAATGAATAATTCACTCTCAGGTCTGTTACATGTTAAGACAcgtttctcctctttctctcttttgttgGATATTTTCAATGCTTCCCCCGCTGTGTGGACAGAGTTGGAGGCTAATGTGACATTCATGCTCATGCCAAACATCAGATAGAGCTGGGGACTCTCCTCGTGCACAGATTTGTTTAAATGTCACACGCTGAATACGCCACTGCAGCTTAGGTCCAACAGGATTACGTGTAATgccataaaaaatacaaatgtgcgTCTTTTGCAATTTGACATTCATatttcttgtttgttgtttgaataTTTGAGTCACAGCAGCCTGTTCACCCCCAAACTGACcaagtgactttttattttGGGAGGGAAAGAGTGAAGTGAGCAAACAGGCACATGGGAGGAATTGGGTCAAATGCAAATTTGACTCAGCGCTTGCCGTCTGATTACATTTGACATGTAAGGAGTGCAGAGACAGATTTTATACAGCACGGCTGTTAGCTCATGGACTCTGGTGACGGATAGTATCTTCACGTGAAGAAACGAAGGCTGTGTCTCATGCTGCACAGTCACACATGCATCTGTGATAAAAGCAAGGCCCCCCATTTAGACACACAGGACTATTTTGATTTTCCTCTTTTTGACAAGCTAACTGAAATAAAGCTAAAGGATTGATCAATTAGTTTATTGACAATTATTTTTAGCTATTTGATAATTAATGAATTGTTTAAGTAATTTATTAATCAAGAGACTGATCAAGAGGGACACCCAACTTGCTTTGTCTGGAGATCACTTTTGCGAAACGACATTAGACCAGGGGCCAGCTGCAACAACTTGCATAGGTCAGGAGCACACAGGGGCGTTTCTAGGATGTGAGGACATTTGGGGCTTAGCTCGGACCTGTgtagttatagtttactaatgtatgtaaaacttGCCACAGTGTGAACAGTGGTAACATAAGCTTCAGAACCAGCCATAATTTCAGCCCTGAGCAAGTGACCATCCACTATTGACCAGtcaatcactgtgtttccagctccaccttttagtacggGATCTGTGTGCTAGGCTCCCAAACAGAGGGATGAtgaaaaatggggacagtaagTAACAGTTCTAATAGCACTATGCTACCGTTCTAATGTGTACAGAACTGAactggactgcttggtggaaaccaGGCTAAAGTTGAGTATCACcggtctacagccatgctaagAGCTCTGAGAGACAGTACttaggcacagtggtgcttaaagctaaatgctaacatctgcatgctaacatgctcaaaatgacaatgcta
Coding sequences within:
- the LOC117256831 gene encoding ATP-dependent RNA helicase DDX19B, producing MATDSWAQAVDEQEAAAESIGSLQIKDKPEENGTAANATESSSAAAKSEAEGEKGTDDDDKEDKAAQSLLNKLIRNNLVNNTNQVEVLQKDPNSPLYSVKSFEELRLKPQLLQGVYGMGFNRPSKIQETALPMMLAEPPQNLIAQSQSGTGKTAAFVLAMLSHVDPNNRYPQCLCVSPTYELALQTGKVIEQMGKHYPEVKLVYAIRGNKLQRGMKLQEQIVIGTPGTMLDWCGKFKFIDPKKIKVFVLDEADVMIATQGHQDQSIRIQRMLPKNCQMLLFSATFEESVWNFAQRIVPDPNIIKLKREEETLDTIKQYYVLCNSREEKFQALCNIYGAITIAQAMIFCHTRKTAGWLAGELSREGHQVALLSGEMQVEQRAAVIDRFRDGKEKVLVTTNVCARGIDVEQVSVVINFDLPVDKDGNPDNETYLHRIGRTGRFGKRGLAINMVDSKMSMNILNRIQEHFSKKIEKLDTDDLDEIEKIAS